In Haematobia irritans isolate KBUSLIRL chromosome 1, ASM5000362v1, whole genome shotgun sequence, a genomic segment contains:
- the tara gene encoding SERTA domain-containing protein 2 taranis isoform X3 has protein sequence MGLQATSATKRKHDLSFDSKDTNTYTNCPPPIKSSKWSLSNNNYIDAVQEQKVTALINGYKAANHNNNNNENKSCQLSCSSNASSISLRNGKEVPKSSTSSPAMLHTIVAAIPSEGEDNATTPLPPTSTTPVPEDSIAKLEVVANSACEPWSSAPEPVDCISKLQAVAVPSDPWGSISTRSTLATTLLSADELDDDDDDFEDDYEEEESIIPTYCPLRYHTFPASSNSSSSLQAQRMSGSFSSASSQSYGSRPNYYSEPFPQQNCSRTGSPPHMRTGPNGFIWASGPSSFYPAPESTYSAQQQQQTIRCAENGKSYLELGCSSPVPNPNMSPILSASTPFIASSLESRHPPLKRCCDGRGTWCSNNKNCYKDIRLKIRNLSMFKLSRFRQVSEQSLYRSVLICNTLKRIDREIETEAKELHQATAHAVQHQQQHHLQHSLHQQPQYHHHLHSHMQIQSPSPVHTGSSQQQSLQHHNTQQPMLHPQHQDYMPVLSCGRLGGNVEYHNQQQSNHNSFHQQQQQQHYNSERLVDISQQNFQNSIQKPATSSAQFSQGNGSCAGSMTTTTTLHPYDHYPFRESNSGRVTPFPCQSVISPPTPGSSAPSTSSSSSAPSACSNVQSSPTACARSTTLTSSSNSLMSDTDSGFADDDSTRSINWSSVLSLSSQSALDPLNNNDIFSILPPANPATAVPVSVTSSIENNTSSTSVAISGTFTTVQSSGTSSNSSNTSTTPPSATTTATFTTLSTISSATHSLTSSYVSNMNSNSISASTWEYGFLDMEFGLGTEFTELAPSCKYSSADDIFKNSLTPVGNTRYDNELEQPAHIMVGS, from the coding sequence ATGGGTCTACAAGCCACATCCGCCACTAAGCGGAAgcatgatttatcgttcgattcCAAGGATACAAATACGTACACAAATTGTCCGCCGCCAATTAAATCTAGCAAATGGTCATTGAGTAACAACAATTATATTGATGCAGTGCAGGAGCAAAAAGTAACAGCTCTCATCAATGGCTATAAAGCGGCAAAtcacaataacaataacaatgaaaataaaagttgTCAGCTTTCCTGCAGCAGTAATGCATCATCGATTAGTCTTAGAAATGGTAAAGAAGTTCCAAAATCATCAACTAGTAGCCCAGCCATGTTACATACAATTGTAGCTGCTATACCTTCCGAGGGGGAGGATAATGCCACAACACCTTTACCGCCAACGTCTACAACGCCAGTACCCGAGGACAGCATAGCTAAACTAGAAGTTGTGGCCAATAGTGCATGTGAGCCATGGTCATCTGCTCCCGAACCTGTCGATTGTATATCGAAATTGCAAGCCGTTGCAGTGCCTAGTGATCCCTGGGGCAGCATTTCAACACGTTCAACCCTAGCAACGACCCTACTCAGTGCAGATGAACTggacgacgacgatgatgattTTGAAGATGATtatgaagaagaagaaagtATTATACCAACATATTGCCCATTGAGATATCACACATTCCCAGCCTCTTCAAACTCGTCGTCCAGCCTTCAGGCACAGCGTATGAGTGGTAGCTTCTCATCAGCGTCCTCGCAGAGTTATGGCTCCCGACCCAATTATTACTCGGAACCATTCCCGCAACAAAATTGTTCAAGAACTGGCAGTCCGCCCCATATGCGAACGGGCCCTAATGGTTTCATATGGGCTAGTGGTCCATCATCCTTCTACCCTGCTCCCGAATCCACTTACTCAgcacaacagcagcaacaaacaATACGGTGTGCCGAGAATGGTAAATCATATTTGGAATTGGGCTGTAGTAGTCCAGTTCCAAACCCAAACATGAGCCCCATTCTTTCGGCCTCTACGCCTTTTATCGCATCAAGTCTGGAGTCAAGGCATCCACCTCTTAAACGGTGCTGTGATGGTCGTGGCACTTGGTGTAGCAACAATAAAAACTGCTATAAAGACATTCGTCTAAAAATTCGCAACCTATCAATGTTTAAATTGTCCAGATTCCGGCAGGTTTCAGAGCAATCACTTTACCGATCTGTGCTAATCTGCAATACACTAAAGAGGATTGATCGGGAAATTGAAACGGAAGCTAAGGAGCTTCACCAAGCCACAGCTCATGCGGTCcaacaccaacaacagcatCATTTGCAGCATTCACTACACCAACAACCACAATACCATCACCACTTGCATTCGCATATGCAAATACAGTCACCTTCGCCCGTACACACGGGGAGTAGTCAACAACAGTCCCTGCAACATCATAATACTCAACAGCCAATGCTTCACCCTCAACATCAGGATTATATGCCTGTATTGAGTTGTGGCAGACTTGGAGGCAATGTGGAGTATCATAACCAACAACAATCTAACCACAATAGCTTTcaccagcagcaacaacaacaacactacaACTCGGAGCGCTTAGTCGATATTTCACAGCAAaactttcaaaattctattcaaaaACCTGCCACGTCGTCAGCACAATTTTCACAGGGAAATGGTAGCTGTGCTGGATCGATGACAACGACAACAACATTACACCCTTATGACCACTACCCGTTCCGAGAGTCTAATTCGGGACGCGTGACACCTTTTCCCTGCCAATCTGTGATATCACCACCTACCCCTGGCTCATCAGCGCCGTCTACTTCAAGTTCATCGTCTGCCCCATCAGCCTGCAGCAATGTGCAATCTTCTCCAACAGCATGTGCGAGAAGTACAACACTCACCTCATCCTCCAATTCACTAATGTCCGATACTGATTCAGGTTTCGCGGACGATGACTCAACAAGGTCGATAAATTGGAGTTCCGTCTTAAGCTTATCTTCTCAATCAGCATTAGATCCCCTGAACAACAATGATATTTTCTCCATATTACCACCTGCTAATCCAGCCACCGCTGTCCCAGTTTCGGTCACATCATCAATTGAAAATAATACATCCTCTACATCCGTAGCGATAAGTGGAACTTTTACTACAGTACAATCTTCCGGAACATCCTCAAATTCTTCTAATACATCGACGACACCTCCCTCAGCAACCACCACAGCAACGTTCACGACTTTGTCTACGATTTCGTCGGCAACACACTCGCTAACCTCTTCGTATGTAAGCAATATGAATTCCAACTCCATATCCGCCTCGACATGGGAATATGGCTTTCTCGACATGGAATTCGGCTTGGGCACTGAATTCACCGAACTTGCTCCAAGTTGTAAATATTCCTCCGCCGACGACATCTTCAAAAATAGTCTCACGCCAGTCGGAAACACGCGATATGACAATGAACTGGAACAGCCAGCACACATTATGGTTGGAAGTTAG
- the tara gene encoding SERTA domain-containing protein 2 taranis isoform X1 produces the protein MLTCHQVNSAMGLQATSATKRKHDLSFDSKDTNTYTNCPPPIKSSKWSLSNNNYIDAVQEQKVTALINGYKAANHNNNNNENKSCQLSCSSNASSISLRNGKEVPKSSTSSPAMLHTIVAAIPSEGEDNATTPLPPTSTTPVPEDSIAKLEVVANSACEPWSSAPEPVDCISKLQAVAVPSDPWGSISTRSTLATTLLSADELDDDDDDFEDDYEEEESIIPTYCPLRYHTFPASSNSSSSLQAQRMSGSFSSASSQSYGSRPNYYSEPFPQQNCSRTGSPPHMRTGPNGFIWASGPSSFYPAPESTYSAQQQQQTIRCAENGKSYLELGCSSPVPNPNMSPILSASTPFIASSLESRHPPLKRCCDGRGTWCSNNKNCYKDIRLKIRNLSMFKLSRFRQVSEQSLYRSVLICNTLKRIDREIETEAKELHQATAHAVQHQQQHHLQHSLHQQPQYHHHLHSHMQIQSPSPVHTGSSQQQSLQHHNTQQPMLHPQHQDYMPVLSCGRLGGNVEYHNQQQSNHNSFHQQQQQQHYNSERLVDISQQNFQNSIQKPATSSAQFSQGNGSCAGSMTTTTTLHPYDHYPFRESNSGRVTPFPCQSVISPPTPGSSAPSTSSSSSAPSACSNVQSSPTACARSTTLTSSSNSLMSDTDSGFADDDSTRSINWSSVLSLSSQSALDPLNNNDIFSILPPANPATAVPVSVTSSIENNTSSTSVAISGTFTTVQSSGTSSNSSNTSTTPPSATTTATFTTLSTISSATHSLTSSYVSNMNSNSISASTWEYGFLDMEFGLGTEFTELAPSCKYSSADDIFKNSLTPVGNTRYDNELEQPAHIMVGS, from the coding sequence gTAAATTCTGCCATGGGTCTACAAGCCACATCCGCCACTAAGCGGAAgcatgatttatcgttcgattcCAAGGATACAAATACGTACACAAATTGTCCGCCGCCAATTAAATCTAGCAAATGGTCATTGAGTAACAACAATTATATTGATGCAGTGCAGGAGCAAAAAGTAACAGCTCTCATCAATGGCTATAAAGCGGCAAAtcacaataacaataacaatgaaaataaaagttgTCAGCTTTCCTGCAGCAGTAATGCATCATCGATTAGTCTTAGAAATGGTAAAGAAGTTCCAAAATCATCAACTAGTAGCCCAGCCATGTTACATACAATTGTAGCTGCTATACCTTCCGAGGGGGAGGATAATGCCACAACACCTTTACCGCCAACGTCTACAACGCCAGTACCCGAGGACAGCATAGCTAAACTAGAAGTTGTGGCCAATAGTGCATGTGAGCCATGGTCATCTGCTCCCGAACCTGTCGATTGTATATCGAAATTGCAAGCCGTTGCAGTGCCTAGTGATCCCTGGGGCAGCATTTCAACACGTTCAACCCTAGCAACGACCCTACTCAGTGCAGATGAACTggacgacgacgatgatgattTTGAAGATGATtatgaagaagaagaaagtATTATACCAACATATTGCCCATTGAGATATCACACATTCCCAGCCTCTTCAAACTCGTCGTCCAGCCTTCAGGCACAGCGTATGAGTGGTAGCTTCTCATCAGCGTCCTCGCAGAGTTATGGCTCCCGACCCAATTATTACTCGGAACCATTCCCGCAACAAAATTGTTCAAGAACTGGCAGTCCGCCCCATATGCGAACGGGCCCTAATGGTTTCATATGGGCTAGTGGTCCATCATCCTTCTACCCTGCTCCCGAATCCACTTACTCAgcacaacagcagcaacaaacaATACGGTGTGCCGAGAATGGTAAATCATATTTGGAATTGGGCTGTAGTAGTCCAGTTCCAAACCCAAACATGAGCCCCATTCTTTCGGCCTCTACGCCTTTTATCGCATCAAGTCTGGAGTCAAGGCATCCACCTCTTAAACGGTGCTGTGATGGTCGTGGCACTTGGTGTAGCAACAATAAAAACTGCTATAAAGACATTCGTCTAAAAATTCGCAACCTATCAATGTTTAAATTGTCCAGATTCCGGCAGGTTTCAGAGCAATCACTTTACCGATCTGTGCTAATCTGCAATACACTAAAGAGGATTGATCGGGAAATTGAAACGGAAGCTAAGGAGCTTCACCAAGCCACAGCTCATGCGGTCcaacaccaacaacagcatCATTTGCAGCATTCACTACACCAACAACCACAATACCATCACCACTTGCATTCGCATATGCAAATACAGTCACCTTCGCCCGTACACACGGGGAGTAGTCAACAACAGTCCCTGCAACATCATAATACTCAACAGCCAATGCTTCACCCTCAACATCAGGATTATATGCCTGTATTGAGTTGTGGCAGACTTGGAGGCAATGTGGAGTATCATAACCAACAACAATCTAACCACAATAGCTTTcaccagcagcaacaacaacaacactacaACTCGGAGCGCTTAGTCGATATTTCACAGCAAaactttcaaaattctattcaaaaACCTGCCACGTCGTCAGCACAATTTTCACAGGGAAATGGTAGCTGTGCTGGATCGATGACAACGACAACAACATTACACCCTTATGACCACTACCCGTTCCGAGAGTCTAATTCGGGACGCGTGACACCTTTTCCCTGCCAATCTGTGATATCACCACCTACCCCTGGCTCATCAGCGCCGTCTACTTCAAGTTCATCGTCTGCCCCATCAGCCTGCAGCAATGTGCAATCTTCTCCAACAGCATGTGCGAGAAGTACAACACTCACCTCATCCTCCAATTCACTAATGTCCGATACTGATTCAGGTTTCGCGGACGATGACTCAACAAGGTCGATAAATTGGAGTTCCGTCTTAAGCTTATCTTCTCAATCAGCATTAGATCCCCTGAACAACAATGATATTTTCTCCATATTACCACCTGCTAATCCAGCCACCGCTGTCCCAGTTTCGGTCACATCATCAATTGAAAATAATACATCCTCTACATCCGTAGCGATAAGTGGAACTTTTACTACAGTACAATCTTCCGGAACATCCTCAAATTCTTCTAATACATCGACGACACCTCCCTCAGCAACCACCACAGCAACGTTCACGACTTTGTCTACGATTTCGTCGGCAACACACTCGCTAACCTCTTCGTATGTAAGCAATATGAATTCCAACTCCATATCCGCCTCGACATGGGAATATGGCTTTCTCGACATGGAATTCGGCTTGGGCACTGAATTCACCGAACTTGCTCCAAGTTGTAAATATTCCTCCGCCGACGACATCTTCAAAAATAGTCTCACGCCAGTCGGAAACACGCGATATGACAATGAACTGGAACAGCCAGCACACATTATGGTTGGAAGTTAG
- the tara gene encoding SERTA domain-containing protein 2 taranis isoform X2, translating to MCTEVNSAMGLQATSATKRKHDLSFDSKDTNTYTNCPPPIKSSKWSLSNNNYIDAVQEQKVTALINGYKAANHNNNNNENKSCQLSCSSNASSISLRNGKEVPKSSTSSPAMLHTIVAAIPSEGEDNATTPLPPTSTTPVPEDSIAKLEVVANSACEPWSSAPEPVDCISKLQAVAVPSDPWGSISTRSTLATTLLSADELDDDDDDFEDDYEEEESIIPTYCPLRYHTFPASSNSSSSLQAQRMSGSFSSASSQSYGSRPNYYSEPFPQQNCSRTGSPPHMRTGPNGFIWASGPSSFYPAPESTYSAQQQQQTIRCAENGKSYLELGCSSPVPNPNMSPILSASTPFIASSLESRHPPLKRCCDGRGTWCSNNKNCYKDIRLKIRNLSMFKLSRFRQVSEQSLYRSVLICNTLKRIDREIETEAKELHQATAHAVQHQQQHHLQHSLHQQPQYHHHLHSHMQIQSPSPVHTGSSQQQSLQHHNTQQPMLHPQHQDYMPVLSCGRLGGNVEYHNQQQSNHNSFHQQQQQQHYNSERLVDISQQNFQNSIQKPATSSAQFSQGNGSCAGSMTTTTTLHPYDHYPFRESNSGRVTPFPCQSVISPPTPGSSAPSTSSSSSAPSACSNVQSSPTACARSTTLTSSSNSLMSDTDSGFADDDSTRSINWSSVLSLSSQSALDPLNNNDIFSILPPANPATAVPVSVTSSIENNTSSTSVAISGTFTTVQSSGTSSNSSNTSTTPPSATTTATFTTLSTISSATHSLTSSYVSNMNSNSISASTWEYGFLDMEFGLGTEFTELAPSCKYSSADDIFKNSLTPVGNTRYDNELEQPAHIMVGS from the coding sequence gTAAATTCTGCCATGGGTCTACAAGCCACATCCGCCACTAAGCGGAAgcatgatttatcgttcgattcCAAGGATACAAATACGTACACAAATTGTCCGCCGCCAATTAAATCTAGCAAATGGTCATTGAGTAACAACAATTATATTGATGCAGTGCAGGAGCAAAAAGTAACAGCTCTCATCAATGGCTATAAAGCGGCAAAtcacaataacaataacaatgaaaataaaagttgTCAGCTTTCCTGCAGCAGTAATGCATCATCGATTAGTCTTAGAAATGGTAAAGAAGTTCCAAAATCATCAACTAGTAGCCCAGCCATGTTACATACAATTGTAGCTGCTATACCTTCCGAGGGGGAGGATAATGCCACAACACCTTTACCGCCAACGTCTACAACGCCAGTACCCGAGGACAGCATAGCTAAACTAGAAGTTGTGGCCAATAGTGCATGTGAGCCATGGTCATCTGCTCCCGAACCTGTCGATTGTATATCGAAATTGCAAGCCGTTGCAGTGCCTAGTGATCCCTGGGGCAGCATTTCAACACGTTCAACCCTAGCAACGACCCTACTCAGTGCAGATGAACTggacgacgacgatgatgattTTGAAGATGATtatgaagaagaagaaagtATTATACCAACATATTGCCCATTGAGATATCACACATTCCCAGCCTCTTCAAACTCGTCGTCCAGCCTTCAGGCACAGCGTATGAGTGGTAGCTTCTCATCAGCGTCCTCGCAGAGTTATGGCTCCCGACCCAATTATTACTCGGAACCATTCCCGCAACAAAATTGTTCAAGAACTGGCAGTCCGCCCCATATGCGAACGGGCCCTAATGGTTTCATATGGGCTAGTGGTCCATCATCCTTCTACCCTGCTCCCGAATCCACTTACTCAgcacaacagcagcaacaaacaATACGGTGTGCCGAGAATGGTAAATCATATTTGGAATTGGGCTGTAGTAGTCCAGTTCCAAACCCAAACATGAGCCCCATTCTTTCGGCCTCTACGCCTTTTATCGCATCAAGTCTGGAGTCAAGGCATCCACCTCTTAAACGGTGCTGTGATGGTCGTGGCACTTGGTGTAGCAACAATAAAAACTGCTATAAAGACATTCGTCTAAAAATTCGCAACCTATCAATGTTTAAATTGTCCAGATTCCGGCAGGTTTCAGAGCAATCACTTTACCGATCTGTGCTAATCTGCAATACACTAAAGAGGATTGATCGGGAAATTGAAACGGAAGCTAAGGAGCTTCACCAAGCCACAGCTCATGCGGTCcaacaccaacaacagcatCATTTGCAGCATTCACTACACCAACAACCACAATACCATCACCACTTGCATTCGCATATGCAAATACAGTCACCTTCGCCCGTACACACGGGGAGTAGTCAACAACAGTCCCTGCAACATCATAATACTCAACAGCCAATGCTTCACCCTCAACATCAGGATTATATGCCTGTATTGAGTTGTGGCAGACTTGGAGGCAATGTGGAGTATCATAACCAACAACAATCTAACCACAATAGCTTTcaccagcagcaacaacaacaacactacaACTCGGAGCGCTTAGTCGATATTTCACAGCAAaactttcaaaattctattcaaaaACCTGCCACGTCGTCAGCACAATTTTCACAGGGAAATGGTAGCTGTGCTGGATCGATGACAACGACAACAACATTACACCCTTATGACCACTACCCGTTCCGAGAGTCTAATTCGGGACGCGTGACACCTTTTCCCTGCCAATCTGTGATATCACCACCTACCCCTGGCTCATCAGCGCCGTCTACTTCAAGTTCATCGTCTGCCCCATCAGCCTGCAGCAATGTGCAATCTTCTCCAACAGCATGTGCGAGAAGTACAACACTCACCTCATCCTCCAATTCACTAATGTCCGATACTGATTCAGGTTTCGCGGACGATGACTCAACAAGGTCGATAAATTGGAGTTCCGTCTTAAGCTTATCTTCTCAATCAGCATTAGATCCCCTGAACAACAATGATATTTTCTCCATATTACCACCTGCTAATCCAGCCACCGCTGTCCCAGTTTCGGTCACATCATCAATTGAAAATAATACATCCTCTACATCCGTAGCGATAAGTGGAACTTTTACTACAGTACAATCTTCCGGAACATCCTCAAATTCTTCTAATACATCGACGACACCTCCCTCAGCAACCACCACAGCAACGTTCACGACTTTGTCTACGATTTCGTCGGCAACACACTCGCTAACCTCTTCGTATGTAAGCAATATGAATTCCAACTCCATATCCGCCTCGACATGGGAATATGGCTTTCTCGACATGGAATTCGGCTTGGGCACTGAATTCACCGAACTTGCTCCAAGTTGTAAATATTCCTCCGCCGACGACATCTTCAAAAATAGTCTCACGCCAGTCGGAAACACGCGATATGACAATGAACTGGAACAGCCAGCACACATTATGGTTGGAAGTTAG